From Stenotrophomonas maltophilia, a single genomic window includes:
- the glk gene encoding glucokinase: MSVGSQPVLVADIGGTNARFALADTSLDAPLLKDSIREYAVAEFPSLGDAARHHLEQIGASAGRGVFAVAGRVDGDEARITNHPWVISRSRTAAMLGFDELHLINDFAAQAMAISLLQPEDVIQVGGAAWVPGKPGQPRNYAVIGPGTGLGVGGLILRHGRCYPLETEGGHVSFPPGTPEEIRILEILSEQFGRVSNERLICGPGLVNIHRAVCEMAGIDPGQLQPVDVTARALHGDPQAMRTVDVFCAVFGAIAGDLVLTQGAWDGVFLTGGLTPKMLDSLQHSGFRQRFEHKGRFSSIMARVPSLAVMHPHAGLLGAAAYAADAERDAPGVAA, translated from the coding sequence ATGAGTGTCGGCTCGCAGCCGGTGCTGGTCGCCGACATCGGGGGCACCAATGCCCGTTTCGCACTGGCCGATACCTCGCTGGACGCGCCGCTGCTGAAGGACAGCATCCGCGAATACGCAGTGGCGGAGTTCCCATCGCTGGGCGACGCCGCACGTCATCACCTCGAACAGATCGGTGCCAGCGCGGGCCGTGGCGTGTTCGCGGTGGCGGGCCGTGTCGATGGTGACGAGGCACGCATCACCAACCACCCGTGGGTGATCTCGCGCAGCCGCACCGCGGCGATGCTCGGCTTCGACGAACTGCACCTGATCAACGACTTCGCCGCACAGGCGATGGCAATCTCGCTGCTGCAGCCGGAAGACGTGATCCAGGTCGGTGGCGCGGCATGGGTACCAGGCAAACCCGGACAGCCGCGCAACTACGCGGTGATCGGACCCGGCACCGGACTCGGCGTCGGCGGCCTGATCCTTCGCCATGGCCGCTGCTATCCGCTGGAAACCGAAGGCGGCCATGTCAGTTTCCCGCCGGGAACGCCGGAGGAGATCCGCATCCTGGAGATCCTGTCCGAGCAGTTTGGGCGCGTCTCCAACGAACGGCTGATCTGCGGCCCTGGCCTGGTCAACATCCATCGCGCCGTGTGCGAGATGGCCGGCATCGATCCGGGCCAGCTGCAGCCGGTGGACGTGACCGCACGTGCGCTGCATGGCGACCCGCAGGCGATGCGCACCGTGGACGTGTTCTGCGCCGTGTTCGGCGCGATCGCCGGTGACCTGGTGCTGACCCAGGGCGCCTGGGACGGCGTGTTCCTGACCGGCGGCCTGACCCCGAAGATGCTTGATTCGCTGCAGCACTCCGGGTTCCGCCAGCGCTTCGAGCACAAGGGCCGCTTCTCTTCGATCATGGCGCGGGTGCCGTCGCTGGCGGTGATGCATCCCCACGCTGGGCTGCTGGGCGCCGCCGCCTATGCCGCCGACGCCGAACGTGACGCACCAGGAGTTGCCGCATGA
- the edd gene encoding phosphogluconate dehydratase, protein MSLHPQLHAITERVIRRSAASRAAYLAAIDAALRDGPFRSRLSCGNLAHGFAACGGTDKSRLRGGVTPNLGIITAYNDMLSAHQPFETYPEQIRKIARELGATAQVAGAVPAMCDGVTQGRGGMELSLFSRDVIAQATAIGLSHDMFDTTVHLGVCDKIVPGLLIGALAFGHLPAVFVPAGPMTPGIPNKQKAEVRERYAAGEATREELLEAESASYHGAGTCTFYGTANSNQVLLEAMGVQLPGASFVNPDTALRDALTREATERALDITALGDDFRPLGRIIDERAIINAVIALMATGGSTNHTIHWIAVARAAGIVLTWDDFDELSQLIPLLARVYPNGEADVNRFAAAGGPAFVFGELIKAGLMHGDLVSVARGGMADYAREPQLREGKLVYLPGLERSADEEVVRSVDNPFESQGGLRLLRGNLGKSLIKLSAVKPQYRSIEAPAVVVDAPQVLNKLHAGGLLPEHFVAVVRYQGPRANGMPELHSLAPLLGLLQNQGRRVALVTDGRLSGASGKIPAAIHVTPEAARGGPLAKVREGDMIRLDGEAGTLEVLVDAAEWAARSLAPNTAPAAHDLGRNLFAINRRVVGPADQGAISISCGPAAADGGPWDYDAEYELGHDAAAAAAPHEAKDA, encoded by the coding sequence ATGAGCCTCCATCCGCAACTGCACGCCATCACTGAGCGCGTCATCCGCCGCAGCGCCGCCTCGCGCGCCGCCTACCTGGCCGCGATCGACGCCGCCCTGCGCGATGGCCCCTTCCGCAGCCGTCTGAGCTGCGGCAACCTCGCCCATGGCTTCGCCGCCTGCGGCGGTACTGACAAGAGCCGGCTGCGCGGCGGCGTGACGCCGAACCTCGGCATCATCACCGCCTACAACGACATGCTGTCGGCGCACCAGCCGTTCGAGACCTACCCCGAACAGATCCGGAAGATCGCCCGCGAGCTGGGCGCCACCGCACAGGTGGCTGGCGCGGTGCCGGCAATGTGTGACGGCGTGACCCAGGGCCGTGGCGGCATGGAACTGTCGCTGTTCTCGCGCGATGTGATCGCCCAGGCGACGGCCATCGGCCTCAGCCATGACATGTTCGACACCACCGTCCACCTTGGTGTGTGCGACAAGATCGTGCCGGGCCTGCTGATCGGTGCGCTGGCCTTCGGCCACCTGCCGGCGGTGTTCGTGCCGGCCGGCCCGATGACCCCGGGCATTCCGAACAAGCAGAAGGCCGAAGTGCGCGAGCGCTACGCCGCCGGTGAAGCCACCCGCGAGGAGCTGCTGGAGGCCGAGTCCGCCTCGTACCATGGCGCCGGCACCTGCACCTTCTATGGCACCGCCAATTCCAACCAGGTGTTGCTGGAAGCGATGGGCGTACAGCTGCCGGGTGCGTCGTTCGTCAACCCGGACACCGCCCTGCGCGATGCACTGACCCGCGAAGCCACCGAGCGCGCACTGGACATCACCGCGCTGGGCGACGATTTCCGCCCGCTGGGCCGGATCATCGACGAGCGTGCGATCATCAACGCGGTCATCGCGCTGATGGCCACGGGCGGCTCGACCAACCACACCATCCACTGGATCGCGGTGGCGCGGGCCGCCGGCATCGTGCTGACCTGGGATGATTTCGACGAACTCTCGCAGCTGATTCCGCTGCTGGCCCGTGTGTACCCGAACGGCGAAGCCGACGTGAACCGCTTCGCCGCCGCCGGTGGCCCGGCATTCGTGTTCGGCGAACTGATCAAGGCCGGCCTGATGCACGGCGATCTGGTCAGCGTGGCGCGTGGCGGCATGGCCGACTACGCCCGCGAGCCGCAGCTGCGCGAGGGCAAGCTGGTCTACCTGCCGGGCCTGGAACGCAGTGCCGATGAAGAGGTGGTGCGCAGCGTCGACAACCCGTTCGAAAGCCAGGGTGGCCTGCGCCTGCTGCGCGGCAACCTGGGCAAGTCACTGATCAAGCTGTCGGCGGTGAAGCCGCAGTACCGCAGCATCGAGGCACCGGCGGTGGTGGTCGATGCGCCGCAGGTGCTGAACAAGCTGCACGCCGGCGGTTTGCTGCCCGAGCATTTCGTGGCGGTGGTGCGTTACCAGGGCCCGCGTGCGAACGGCATGCCGGAACTGCATTCGCTGGCGCCGCTGCTGGGCCTGCTGCAGAACCAGGGCCGGCGCGTGGCACTGGTCACCGACGGCCGCCTGTCCGGCGCCTCGGGCAAGATTCCGGCGGCCATCCACGTGACGCCGGAAGCGGCGCGCGGTGGCCCGCTGGCGAAGGTCCGCGAGGGCGACATGATCCGCCTGGATGGTGAAGCCGGCACGCTGGAAGTGCTGGTGGACGCCGCCGAATGGGCGGCGCGGTCGTTGGCGCCGAACACGGCTCCGGCAGCGCATGACCTGGGCCGCAATCTGTTCGCGATCAACCGTCGCGTGGTGGGCCCGGCCGACCAGGGCGCGATTTCGATTTCGTGCGGGCCGGCAGCGGCGGATGGTGGGCCGTGGGATTACGACGCCGAGTATGAGCTGGGGCACGATGCGGCGGCAGCGGCGGCGCCGCATGAGGCGAAGGACGCCTGA
- the zwf gene encoding glucose-6-phosphate dehydrogenase has protein sequence MHDTLFLFGATGDLAQRYLFPSLLRLLGDGLLPEDFRIRALALSGHDTEGFHDILRPRLQQAMPMATQDDIAGLLRRIDYRSVDLRDVDSVAAAVADLVHRKCVSYLAIPPGLYISTCEGLAKGGALAAPARLMLEKPIGSDSESAEEIISTIGQWIDEDRVFRLDHYLGKAAVQNLIALRFGNTLLEAVWNRNYIESVHILVAESEGVDGRDAYYARSGALRDMVQSHILQLLCMVAMEPPASLEADRIRDEKVKVLRALRPLDAKHAARDSIRGRYTAGTINGQPAQAYQPPEGSDVETFAGVTAHIDNWRWSGVPFHLVTGKRLPERTTRVVVTLKPVTHWLFERPQRAQAAPNRLVFQLQPQENIELGLMSSLAGPEWGALELHPLELELSVPTGLHRRIAYERLFLDAFNGNHTLFVRDDEVRAAWAWIDSVADAWKEARLPLEPYPAGQWGPGNATEFLPQGVDAPDSGASA, from the coding sequence ATGCACGACACCCTCTTCCTGTTCGGTGCCACAGGTGATCTGGCCCAGCGCTACCTGTTCCCTTCGCTGCTTCGCCTGCTCGGCGACGGCCTGCTGCCGGAGGACTTCCGCATCCGCGCACTGGCCCTGTCCGGGCATGACACCGAAGGCTTCCATGACATCCTGCGGCCGCGCCTGCAGCAGGCCATGCCGATGGCCACGCAGGACGACATCGCCGGGCTGCTGCGCCGCATCGACTACCGCTCGGTGGACCTGCGCGACGTCGATTCGGTGGCCGCCGCGGTCGCCGACCTGGTGCACCGCAAGTGCGTCAGCTACCTGGCCATCCCGCCGGGCCTGTACATCTCCACCTGCGAAGGCCTGGCCAAGGGCGGCGCCCTCGCCGCGCCGGCACGGCTGATGCTGGAGAAGCCGATCGGCAGCGACAGCGAAAGCGCCGAGGAGATCATCTCCACCATCGGCCAGTGGATCGACGAGGACCGCGTGTTCCGCCTCGACCACTACCTGGGCAAGGCGGCGGTGCAGAACCTGATCGCGCTGCGCTTCGGCAACACGCTGCTGGAAGCGGTGTGGAACCGCAATTACATCGAATCGGTGCACATCCTGGTCGCCGAAAGCGAAGGCGTGGATGGCCGCGACGCCTACTACGCCCGTTCCGGTGCGCTGCGTGACATGGTCCAGAGCCACATCCTGCAGCTGCTGTGCATGGTGGCGATGGAGCCGCCGGCCTCGCTGGAAGCCGACCGCATCCGCGACGAGAAGGTCAAGGTGCTGCGCGCCCTGCGCCCGCTCGATGCCAAGCACGCCGCGCGTGACAGCATCCGTGGCCGCTACACCGCCGGCACCATCAACGGCCAGCCGGCCCAGGCCTACCAGCCGCCGGAAGGCAGCGACGTGGAAACCTTCGCCGGCGTCACCGCGCATATCGACAACTGGCGCTGGAGCGGCGTGCCGTTCCACCTGGTCACCGGCAAGCGCCTGCCCGAGCGCACCACCCGCGTGGTGGTCACGCTGAAGCCGGTCACCCACTGGCTGTTCGAGCGCCCGCAGCGTGCGCAGGCCGCACCGAACCGCCTGGTGTTCCAGCTGCAGCCGCAGGAGAACATCGAGCTGGGCCTGATGAGCAGCCTGGCCGGCCCGGAATGGGGCGCGCTGGAACTGCATCCGCTGGAACTGGAACTGTCGGTGCCGACCGGCCTGCACCGCCGCATCGCCTACGAACGCCTGTTCCTGGATGCCTTCAACGGCAACCACACGCTGTTCGTGCGCGACGACGAAGTCCGCGCGGCCTGGGCATGGATCGACAGCGTCGCCGATGCCTGGAAGGAAGCCAGGCTGCCGCTGGAACCCTACCCCGCCGGCCAGTGGGGCCCGGGCAACGCAACGGAGTTCCTGCCGCAGGGCGTGGATGCGCCGGACAGTGGAGCCTCGGCATGA
- a CDS encoding response regulator: MTIRVYLVDDHALVRTGMKMILSGETDIEVVGEAETGEDALREVRQLLPDVVLCDLHLPGVSGMEVTERIVRSHRNTRVVIVSVLEDGPLPKRLLEAGAAGYIGKGCDAQELLRAVRDVAAGRRYLGTSIAQNLALSTVEGNGSPFDSLSPRELEVALLLTQGLRQEDIARRLSLSAKTVNTHKARLFEKMGIHDNIALARMASQYGLVDPARPL; this comes from the coding sequence ATGACGATTCGAGTCTACCTGGTGGATGACCACGCACTGGTCCGCACCGGGATGAAGATGATTCTGTCGGGGGAAACCGACATCGAGGTGGTGGGCGAAGCCGAGACCGGCGAAGACGCGCTGCGTGAAGTGCGCCAGCTGCTGCCGGACGTGGTGCTGTGCGATCTGCACCTGCCGGGTGTCAGTGGCATGGAAGTGACCGAGCGCATTGTCCGCAGCCACCGCAATACCCGCGTGGTGATCGTGTCGGTGCTGGAAGACGGCCCGCTGCCGAAGCGCCTGCTTGAAGCCGGTGCCGCCGGCTACATCGGAAAGGGCTGCGATGCGCAGGAGCTGCTGCGTGCGGTGCGCGACGTGGCGGCCGGTCGTCGCTACCTGGGCACCAGCATCGCGCAGAACCTGGCGCTGTCGACGGTGGAGGGCAACGGCTCGCCGTTCGACAGCCTGTCGCCGCGCGAGCTGGAAGTGGCGCTGCTGCTGACCCAGGGCCTGCGCCAGGAAGACATCGCGCGGCGCCTGAGCCTGAGCGCGAAGACGGTGAACACGCACAAGGCGCGGTTGTTCGAGAAGATGGGGATCCACGACAACATCGCGCTGGCGCGCATGGCGAGCCAGTACGGGCTGGTGGATCCGGCACGGCCGTTGTGA
- a CDS encoding phosphatase PAP2 family protein, protein MSEAPDKPAILAAPESASGFRHWMARNAWRLLLLFGGVLLPLAGFVALADEVHEFESFHFDAPLLWQMHGLHSPLLDRFFVLISRLGYEWFLIPADVLIIGVLLGYRRWREATFVGVSFVGSALLNMGSKHFFQRQRPSLWESIAPESTFSFPSGHAMGSMTLAVTLVLLAWNTRWRWPVLLLAPAFSLLVSVSRVYLGVHYPSDILAGWCAALVWVVGCYLVMFSRRHPWRRHGSPPAKASEASSQGV, encoded by the coding sequence ATGTCCGAAGCGCCGGATAAGCCTGCGATCCTCGCTGCACCGGAGTCAGCCTCCGGTTTCCGCCACTGGATGGCGCGCAACGCCTGGCGCCTTCTGCTGCTGTTCGGTGGCGTGCTGCTGCCGTTGGCCGGTTTCGTCGCGCTGGCCGATGAAGTGCACGAATTTGAATCGTTCCATTTCGATGCCCCCCTGCTGTGGCAGATGCATGGCCTGCATTCGCCGCTGCTGGACCGCTTCTTCGTGCTCATCTCCAGGCTGGGCTACGAGTGGTTCCTGATCCCGGCCGATGTGCTGATCATCGGCGTGCTGCTGGGCTACCGGCGCTGGCGTGAGGCCACCTTCGTCGGCGTCAGCTTCGTCGGCTCGGCGCTGCTGAACATGGGCAGCAAGCACTTCTTCCAGCGCCAACGCCCCAGCCTGTGGGAATCGATCGCGCCGGAATCGACGTTCAGTTTCCCCAGTGGCCATGCGATGGGGTCGATGACCCTGGCGGTGACCCTGGTACTGCTGGCCTGGAACACCCGCTGGCGCTGGCCGGTGCTGCTGCTGGCCCCGGCGTTCAGCCTGCTGGTCAGCGTGTCCCGGGTCTATCTGGGGGTGCATTACCCCTCCGATATCCTGGCCGGATGGTGTGCCGCGCTGGTTTGGGTGGTAGGGTGCTATCTGGTCATGTTCAGTCGCCGGCACCCATGGCGACGTCACGGCTCGCCGCCAGCGAAGGCCAGCGAAGCATCATCACAGGGGGTTTGA
- the eda gene encoding bifunctional 4-hydroxy-2-oxoglutarate aldolase/2-dehydro-3-deoxy-phosphogluconate aldolase, with product MGIEQHQVKAAELLHAAGILPVVTIHTLDQARAVSAALLEGGLPAIELTLRTPVAMEALAMLKRELPDVVVGAGTVLTVQQMQQSIDAGADFLVTPGTPPALADALAAAPLPVVPGAATPTELLSLYARGFRVCKLFPATAVGGLAMIKGLAGPVADLKLCPTGGITENTAAEYLEQKNVVCIGGSWMVPGNWIADGEWDKVRASAADAAKIIKRVRGH from the coding sequence ATGGGTATCGAACAACATCAGGTGAAGGCGGCGGAGCTGTTGCATGCGGCGGGCATCCTGCCGGTGGTGACGATTCATACGCTGGACCAGGCGCGTGCGGTGAGTGCGGCGCTGCTGGAAGGGGGCTTGCCGGCGATCGAGCTGACCCTGCGTACGCCGGTGGCGATGGAAGCGCTGGCGATGCTCAAGCGCGAGCTGCCCGATGTGGTGGTGGGCGCGGGCACGGTGCTGACCGTGCAGCAGATGCAGCAGTCCATCGATGCGGGTGCGGATTTCCTGGTGACCCCGGGTACGCCGCCGGCACTGGCCGATGCGCTGGCCGCCGCCCCGCTGCCGGTGGTGCCGGGTGCGGCGACGCCGACCGAGCTGCTGTCGCTGTATGCGCGCGGCTTCCGCGTGTGCAAGCTATTCCCGGCCACGGCCGTGGGCGGGCTGGCGATGATCAAGGGCCTGGCCGGCCCGGTCGCCGATCTCAAGCTGTGCCCGACCGGTGGCATCACCGAGAACACCGCCGCCGAATACCTCGAGCAGAAGAACGTGGTCTGCATCGGTGGTTCGTGGATGGTACCGGGCAACTGGATCGCCGACGGCGAATGGGACAAGGTCCGCGCCAGCGCCGCCGACGCGGCGAAGATCATCAAGCGCGTGCGCGGCCACTGA
- a CDS encoding ABC transporter ATP-binding protein gives MAKVQLQGVRKVYDNGQVAVKDASFEVADGELMVLVGPSGCGKSTLLRMVAGLEEISGGTLTIGDRVVNDVAPKDRDIAMVFQSYALYPHMTVAENLAFGLKLRGHDKATIDRRIAEAAQTLGLTEMMDKLPKAMSGGQRQRVALGRALVREPAVFLLDEPLSNLDAKLRHSVRTEIAQLHRKLGTTMIYVTHDQVEAMTLGQRIVVLKDGVIQQIDTPMALYDRPANLFVAGFLGSPAMNVLRGTLQGDAGGVTVVDGEWRAPLGQATIDPAWLQKPIAVGVRPEHLQPATADDAHAFNARIEGIEPVGNEIFVNLSSGQHALTMRVAPQVLPAVGEQIRVAIHPQGLHFFNSETGERL, from the coding sequence ATGGCAAAAGTGCAGTTGCAGGGTGTGCGCAAGGTCTATGACAACGGCCAGGTCGCGGTGAAGGACGCCAGCTTCGAGGTCGCCGATGGCGAGCTGATGGTGCTGGTCGGCCCGTCCGGCTGTGGCAAGTCGACCCTGCTGCGGATGGTGGCTGGGCTGGAAGAGATCAGCGGCGGCACGCTGACCATCGGCGATCGCGTGGTCAACGACGTGGCGCCGAAGGATCGCGACATCGCGATGGTGTTCCAGAGCTACGCGCTGTACCCGCACATGACCGTGGCCGAGAACCTGGCCTTCGGCCTGAAGCTGCGCGGCCATGACAAGGCGACGATCGACAGGCGCATCGCCGAGGCGGCGCAGACGCTGGGCCTGACCGAGATGATGGACAAGCTGCCCAAGGCGATGTCCGGCGGCCAGCGCCAGCGCGTTGCGCTGGGCCGCGCGCTGGTGCGCGAGCCGGCGGTGTTCCTGCTCGACGAGCCGCTGTCGAACCTGGATGCCAAGCTGCGCCACAGTGTGCGGACCGAGATCGCGCAGCTGCACCGCAAGCTGGGCACCACCATGATCTACGTGACCCATGACCAGGTCGAAGCGATGACCCTGGGCCAGCGCATCGTGGTGCTGAAGGACGGCGTCATCCAGCAGATCGACACGCCGATGGCGCTGTACGACCGCCCGGCCAATCTGTTCGTGGCCGGCTTCCTCGGCAGTCCGGCGATGAACGTGCTGCGTGGCACGCTGCAGGGCGATGCTGGTGGCGTGACCGTGGTTGACGGCGAATGGCGCGCGCCGCTGGGCCAGGCCACGATCGATCCGGCGTGGCTGCAGAAGCCGATCGCGGTGGGCGTGCGCCCCGAGCACCTGCAGCCGGCGACCGCCGACGATGCGCATGCGTTCAACGCGCGCATCGAAGGCATCGAACCGGTCGGCAACGAGATCTTCGTCAACCTGAGCAGTGGCCAGCATGCGCTGACCATGCGCGTGGCGCCGCAGGTACTGCCGGCGGTGGGTGAGCAGATCCGCGTGGCGATCCACCCGCAGGGGCTGCATTTCTTCAACTCGGAAACCGGCGAGCGCCTGTAA
- the pgl gene encoding 6-phosphogluconolactonase → MSPTFQDDRIEFIQHGDADGWIEAVAAEMAQTLNHDINEVGRARILLSGGTTPAPVYQALAELDVHWDRVEVSLADERWLSPQDRDSNAWLVREHLLKRAEGAHFDPLVRVGKPLPECVYTVNLQAQHSQPPSLVALGMGNDGHTASLFPGSKDLARALESTLPYAALDATGCPGANQWPLRITLTPHGLRQCRQRLLLLRGKQKLQVLRQALDSNDAQQYPILNAINLEGARLRVHWAD, encoded by the coding sequence ATGAGCCCCACCTTCCAGGACGACCGCATCGAGTTCATCCAGCACGGCGACGCCGATGGCTGGATCGAGGCGGTCGCCGCCGAGATGGCACAGACCCTCAACCACGACATCAACGAAGTGGGCCGCGCCCGCATCCTGCTGTCTGGCGGTACCACGCCGGCGCCGGTGTACCAGGCACTGGCCGAGCTGGACGTGCACTGGGACCGGGTTGAAGTCAGCCTGGCCGACGAGCGCTGGCTGTCGCCGCAGGATCGTGACAGCAACGCCTGGTTGGTGCGCGAGCATCTGCTCAAGCGCGCCGAGGGCGCGCATTTCGACCCGTTGGTGCGCGTCGGCAAGCCGCTGCCGGAATGCGTCTACACCGTCAACCTGCAGGCCCAGCACAGCCAGCCGCCGAGCCTGGTGGCGCTGGGCATGGGCAATGACGGCCACACCGCCTCGCTGTTCCCGGGCTCGAAGGACCTCGCCCGCGCGCTGGAAAGCACCCTGCCCTATGCGGCGCTGGATGCCACCGGCTGCCCCGGTGCCAACCAGTGGCCGCTGCGCATCACGCTGACCCCGCACGGCCTGCGCCAGTGCCGCCAGCGCCTGCTGCTGCTGCGCGGCAAGCAGAAGCTGCAGGTGCTGCGCCAGGCCCTGGACAGCAACGACGCCCAGCAGTATCCGATCCTCAACGCGATCAACCTGGAAGGCGCGCGCCTGCGCGTCCACTGGGCTGATTGA